A genomic region of Palaemon carinicauda isolate YSFRI2023 chromosome 22, ASM3689809v2, whole genome shotgun sequence contains the following coding sequences:
- the LOC137616010 gene encoding cylicin-2-like, translating to MKGGGKVEGRKGEGRAEGRKGEVKVEGRKGEGKVKGRKGEGKVKGRKRGSKVEGRKGGGKVEGRKGGDKVEGMKGGDKVEGRKGGVKLKAGKEKVKLKAREEEIKLKA from the coding sequence atgaaaggaggaggtaaagttgaaggcaggaaaggagaaggTAGAgctgaaggcaggaaaggagaagttaaagttgaaggcaggaaaggagaaggtaaagttaaaggcaggaaaggagaaggtaaagttaaaggcaggaaaAGAGGAAGTAAAGTTGAAGGccggaaaggaggaggtaaagttgaaggcaggaaaggaggagataaagttgaaggcatgaaaggaggagataaagttgaaGGTAGGAAAGGAGGAGttaagttgaaggcaggaaaggaaaaGGTAAAGTTAAAAGCAAGAGAGGAGGAGATAAAGTTGAAGGcatga
- the LOC137616011 gene encoding ctenidin-1-like — protein sequence MKGGGIVKGMKRGGKVKGRKGEGIVKSRKGGSKVEGRNGEGKVKSRKGGGKVEDRKGGGKVEDRKGGGKVESRKGGVKFGSKKGGGKVEGRKGGGKVEGRKGGGKVEGRKGGGKVEGRKGGSKVENRKGGGKVKGKKKR from the coding sequence ATGAAAGGAGGAGGTATAgttaaaggcatgaaaagaggaggtaaagttaaaggcaggaaaggAGAAGGTATAGTTAAAAGCAGGAAAGGAGgaagtaaagttgaaggcaggaatggAGAAGGCAAAGTTAAaagcaggaaaggaggaggtaaagttgaagacaggaaaggaggaggtaaagttgaagacaggaaaggaggaggtaaagttgaaagtAGGAAAGGAGGAGTTAAATTTGGAAGTAAGAAAGGAGGGGGTAAAGTTGAAGGTAGAAAAGGAGGTGGTAAAGTTGAAGGAAGAAAAGGAGGTGGTAAAGTTGAAGGCAgaaaaggaggaggtaaagttgaaggcaggaaaggggGAAGTAAAGTTGAAAATAGGAAAGGAGGTGGTAAAGTTAAAggcaaaaaaaagagataa